A DNA window from Ipomoea triloba cultivar NCNSP0323 chromosome 10, ASM357664v1 contains the following coding sequences:
- the LOC116031965 gene encoding protein trichome birefringence-like 38 codes for MGVGQKVMSSSGVVIIAVLLLVQGQGGRGAQVQNNVSNLLSWGAKEIVSPGGCNLFRGRWVVDSSYPLYQPSSCPFIDPEFDCIKYGRPDKQYLKYAWKPDSCDLPRFDGGELLKRWRGKKVMFVGDSLSLNMWNSLACMIHASVPTAKITYSRQETLSYVTFKGYGVTLYLYHTTYLVDIVKEKIGRVLKLDSIQQGKAWLGMDVLIFNSWHWWTHKGRSQPWDYVQDGPKVSKDMDRLLAFYKGLTTWARWVDQNVDPSKTKVFFQGISPTHYMGNEWKSSSTKNCNGEQLPLEGAKYPAGTPEAAVVVNKVLSRIAKPVTLLDITFLSQLRKDAHPSMYGGGGDHSGVDCSHWCLPGLPDTWNHLLYASVTMF; via the exons ATGGGTGTTGGGCAGAAAGTCATGTCGAGTAGTGGAGTTGTAATCATTGCTGTTCTTCTGTTAGTGCAGGGCCAAGGTGGGAGAGGTGCTCAGGTACAGAATAATGTCAGCAATCTTTTGAGTTGGGGAGCCAAAGAGATAGTCTCTCCTGGTGGCTGCAACCTCTTCCGTGGCAGATGGGTCGTTGATTCCTCGTATCCTCTCTATCAACCTTCCAGCTGCCCTTTCATTGACCCAGAATTCGACTGCATCAAATATGGCCGCCCTGATAAACAATACCTCAAGTATGCTTGGAAGCCTGATTCTTGTGACTTGCCCAG GTTTGATGGTGGGGAGCTGTTGAAGAGATGGAGGGGGAAGAAGGTTATGTTTGTGGGTGACTCACTGAGTCTGAACATGTGGAACTCGCTGGCTTGCATGATTCATGCGTCGGTGCCAACCGCCAAGATAACCTATTCAAGACAGGAAACTCTCTCATATGTTACCTTTAAG GGGTATGGAGTAACTTTGTATCTTTATCACACCACATACTTGGTGGATATAGTAAAGGAAAAGATAGGAAGGGTATTGAAATTGGATTCCATACAACAAG GTAAGGCATGGTTAGGAATGGATGTGTTGATCTTCAACTCTTGGCATTGGTGGACCCACAAAGGAAGATCTCAACC ATGGGACTATGTACAAGATGGTCCAAAGGTAAGCAAGGATATGGACCGGCTGCTAGCATTCTACAAAGGCTTAACAACTTGGGCAAGATGGGTGGACCAAAATGTTGACCCTTCAAAGACTAAAGTCTTCTTCCAAGGAATATCCCCCACTCATTACAT GGGAAATGAATGGAAATCATCGTCAACCAAGAACTGCAACGGCGAGCAACTACCGCTGGAAGGCGCCAAGTATCCGGCAGGGACACCTGAAGCAGCGGTGGTGGTGAACAAAGTCCTAAGTCGGATAGCCAAACCGGTTACTCTGTTGGATATAACGTTTCTGTCTCAGCTGAGAAAAGATGCCCACCCATCAATGTACGGCGGCGGGGGCGACCATTCCGGCGTGGATTGCAGCCACTGGTGCCTTCCCGGCCTCCCAGATACCTGGAACCACCTGCTTTATGCTTCTGTGACTAT GTTCTGA